CCAAACCCAGGTCGGCGAAGGCCAAATAGAAGATTAGgttgctggagctcccattATTTACTAGTATccgcttgaccaagcagtttgctatggtaagtgaaatgacgAGAGCGTCATGATGAGGGGTGaggaccttctcctgctcccttgcagtgaaACTGTTCTCATATGTTCCAAGGAGTAGGCGCTTgggaccctcggcctcttggccgTTCCTGGCATTGCGAGTACTTTTCTTGGCTGCGGCACTGCTAATTCCGCTTACCTCTGATCTGCCTGTGATGACGTGGATCACCCGGTTTTGCTGTGGTGGCAATGCGGAAGTTGCCTCGATAGGGAGACCGGGACCTTCTTTATTTAGAAGGTTCTTGAGGAGCTCGGCGACTTCCATCTTTAGGGCTATGCAATCTTTCGTAGTATGACCATGATCACTATGGAACTCGCACCATCGCTTGGGATTTCGATTAGCCTCCGCGGCCTTCATCTTAGGAGGCCACTTGACTTGAGGACCCAGTTTTCGTAAGACACCGATCAGCTCCGGTTTGGATATCGCAAGATGGGAGATGTCAGGCCAAGTAGACACCATTATCCCTTCTGATCTAGGCAAAGGTTGATGCTAATACCTGCCCCTATTCGGGTTACTAGTCTCTCTAGCGGACTTAGAGTGAGAAGGCTTGTCGCGGTTACTCCTAGTAGGCTTTGATGACTTCTGATCATACTTCGGACCGGCTTTAGCCATACTAGCgacatcttcttcccatcttagttgagcccaagcacgagacaTCACGTCTTCCATAATCCTGCACAtgtatttgatcagctccttATAAAGGTCTCCCTCTGGAAGTAGACCCCTCTTGaaggctgagatagccgtatcaTCGTTGCATTCAAGAAAAGCTACCTTCGCTTGGTTGAAGCGAGCTATGTAAGAACGAAGGGGCtcattcctatgctggaggatcTCATAGAGATCATCCGAGTTCTTCTCTAGGTCACGGCTGCTAGCGAACTGCTCCACGAAGTTatcgctaagggctgcaaaggatTTGATGGACTTGGTGGGCAGGTTAATATACCACTGAAGAGCGGGGCCGGTCAAGGTCGATCTGAATcctttgcacatggtagcttcccgtgcatcccgagggattgctactgctagcatgcgttgcttgtaTTGAGCAATGTGATTGTCGGGATCCCCAGTACCTTCGTACATTTTTATGCTTGGGAAAGAACTTTCGCGGCATCTCCaccgaagcaatctcttccacgaaaggtgtatcggagtaggacccCTGATTGCTTCTTCGAATAGGAGGATCTGCCCCTGGaagcctttctaccatagattgaatggtgccgAACCTTTCGGAGACCACTCTTTCTAAGTAGGCTGCTAGGGCTGGATCTGAGATCTCGGGATCAATGGGTGAATACTCCTTGTCCTCCGTATCGGAATCGCTATCTACTTATACTCGGGTCCTATCGTTCACGGCTCCTCGGCTTTCGGGTTCGTCTTCGGTTGAGGCGGGTCGACGAGGTACCTCTTCACTGTCTCGCGAAGTGTAGAGTGAAGCCATGGGTCGTACCTTAGTCcggaaccgctttcgcttgttgctaGCTTCACTGAGGGtatggttctcttgtcggaggacaagattctccgccTCTATGGCatctagcttctcggcgctttgCTGTGGTTGCTTGGAGTGCtctccaagttggtcttttagggtttaAACTTCGAGGAGAAGTTCAGGACCTCCGGGTGTTGTCTCCCGAGCTTTGTAAAGACCAGTGACCTGACTCTGAAGAGACTCAAGCTTGTTGAGGAGCTCGATCTCTCTCGGAGTCATCTCCGTCTGGTTAGCGTCGTCCTCTAAtgccatcgtcacgtagttggatcactcccctccttctagcgccaaactgttagggtatttttgtgtaggatcgtttaagtgctacggaacactagaggatTTGTATGAAGCAAGAGAAATCGTAAACtagaagatgttattgagtgtTTTGATCGGGACTACAATGTTTGGGTGTATAAAtcctagttctagtcgcctaaactctaatcttctAGTCTCCgaaagtcgatcccttattctagggtttgggctccccttttatagttgtagatgtcggcttcaagtaatataACTCTTTCTAatcagaaaaatggaagtttccccttaggtagaaaacttctattttactccaaggggtcggtccgatctaggggtcggacctaaggcaggggtcggttcctggtttcttcttgagcaagggtccagaagtcgaggacctatccggaagctggagaaaacttatgtctggatatttttccccaacaacgttatcgcatacataggagtaggaaaccagtgtacttaaatatatcataataatagtagtagtatataaagcttgatccgtggaccttactttagaagtgatagaatttgaggtgcaaggcattccagcagttgggttggatcttaccgtcgctgtcttccagcttataggctcctgccccttgcacctctattaccttatagggaccctcccatccaggagcgagttttcttgctgatttgtcccttgtgtggtcacagactcgccttaggacccaatCCCCTTgctggaaggttctggatctgaccttcttgttatagctcttggctactttcaactggtaggacgtgtttctaaggcgggccgcctcTCTCTTTTCgtcgagtaggtctagactcagggacattagctcgttgttCTCCTCCTGGGAGAGGAACTCAGAGACCGTGATCCTTACGTGCACCTCCGTGGGTATTACCGCTTCAGCACCATAGATAAGCGAGAAGGGAGTCTCCTGGGTCGGGTGGCCGTCTTCG
The genomic region above belongs to Raphanus sativus cultivar WK10039 unplaced genomic scaffold, ASM80110v3 Scaffold2117, whole genome shotgun sequence and contains:
- the LOC130505235 gene encoding uncharacterized protein LOC130505235 — its product is MVSTWPDISHLAISKPELIGVLRKLGPQVKWPPKMKAAEANRNPKRWCEFHSDHGHTTKDCIALKMEVAELLKNLLNKEGPGLPIEATSALPPQQNRVIHVITGRSEVSGISSAAAKKSTRNARNGQEAEGPKRLLLGTYENSFTAREQEKVLTPHHDALVISLTIANCLVKRILVNNGSSSNLIFYLAFADLGLEPTALTRKATPLVGLSGEVKQTLGEVLLPVYAEGVNQATKFLVVDCPSSYNVILGRPWIHDMRAVPSTLHQLVKFPTPWGIRAVKGDQENARSCYQTTLRGMTQVL
- the LOC130505236 gene encoding uncharacterized protein LOC130505236, giving the protein MCKGFRSTLTGPALQWYINLPTKSIKSFAALSDNFVEQFASSRDLEKNSDDLYEILQHRNEPLRSYIARFNQAKVAFLECNDDTAISAFKRGLLPEGDLYKELIKYMCRIMEDVMSRAWAQLRWEEDVASMAKAGPKYDQKSSKPTRSNRDKPSHSKSARETSNPNRGRY